Proteins encoded together in one Coffea arabica cultivar ET-39 chromosome 2c, Coffea Arabica ET-39 HiFi, whole genome shotgun sequence window:
- the LOC113733331 gene encoding uncharacterized protein yields the protein MAVAEARAAWQRTVNRCLVQEDAKRAPKLAYCPLASPFVREVEVGPANAAEAQDISSVAFPPFNQSTSFSNLSPNSKWWLQLPSNYRHQRGLTDQQLNCTDSEMETFHGRTSSALKMPESEDGSALFYDSIETESFVDSDLRILSTGLKKDTEVGDKDLTPMNKLNPQCSPKLEDVGDLYERAEIGTYGCTVSKKKNELFPDSESPWVGGEKIGPWWRTADQDELALLVSRGSFGLIENCDLPQPQNTCVEREAFVDLCCFDHDRACISPTDPKHPGCHHDLIVHKQSSIASQSDCQKQWLSVDEQLQSSTITSLRDSSNQDAILRSIASDSDSSKAQLLEALRHSQTRAREAEKAAKQAYAEKEHVVKLVFRQASQLFAYKQWFQLLQLENLCYQIKNNKGQPISTLFPVMLPWVPQKTRKLRKNWQKAARGKRAKRGRPRSDISRYAVVFALGLSLVGAGLLLGWTVGWMLPTF from the exons ATGGCAGTTGCAGAAGCAAGGGCTGCTTGGCAGAGAACGGTTAATCGCTGCTTGGTCCAAGAAGATGCTAAACGAGCTCCTAAATTAGCTTACTGCCCACTAGCGTCACCCTTTGTCAGAGAGGTCGAAGTGGGACCTGCAAATGCTGCTGAGGCACAGGACATTTCCAGTGTAGCTTTCCCCCCTTTCAATCAGAGCACTTCATTTTCTAATTTGTCGCCAAACTCAAAATGGTGGCTGCAGCTTCCATCAAATTATAGGCATCAAAGGGGTTTAACAGATCAACAATTAAACTGCACAGATTCAGAAATGGAAACTTTCCATGGTCGTACAAGCTCAGCCCTTAAAATGCCAGAAAGTGAGGATGGCAgtgcattgttttatgactcgatAGAGACTGAATCTTTTGTTGATTCTGATTTAAGAATCCTTAGCACTGGTCTAAAGAAGGATACTGAAGTCGGAGACAAGGACTTGACACCTATGAATAAGCTGAATCCCCAATGTTCTCCTAAGCTTGAGGATGTAGGGGATTTGTATGAAAGAGCAGAGATAGGTACATATGGTTGTACAGtttccaagaaaaaaaatgaactgTTTCCTGATTCTGAATCGCCTTGGGTTGGAGGTGAGAAAATTGGGCCATGGTGGCGCACAGCTGACCAAGATGAACTGGCTTTATTGGTTTCACGGGGGTCTTTTGGACTTATTGAAAATTGTGATCTTCCCCAGCCTCAGAACACGTGTGTTGAGAGGGAAGCTTTTGTTGATCTATGCTGTTTTGATCATGATAGGGCTTGTATCTCTCCTACAGATCCAAAACATCCTGGATGTCATCATGATTTAATTGTCCATAAGCAGAGTAGCATTGCATCGCAAAGTGATTGTCAAAAACAGTGGTTGTCAGTTGATGAGCAATTGCAGTCTTCTACTATTACATCATTAAG AGATAGCTCAAATCAAGATGCTATACTTAGAAGCATTGCATCTGATAGCGATTCCAGTAAGGCTCAACTACTGGAAGCTCTGCGCCATTCTCAAACACGTGCAAGAGAAGCTGAGAAGGCTGCAAAGCAAGCATATGCAGAGAAAGAGCATGTAGTCAAGCTTGTTTTCAGACAGGCATCTCAACTATTTGCTTACAAGCAGTGGTTTCAACTTCTGCAACTAGAGAATCTCTGCTATCAGATTAAAAACAACAAAGGCCAGCCAATTTCAACTCTTTTTCCTGTCATGTTGCCCTGGGTGCCTCAGAAGACCAGAAAATTGCGGAAGAATTGGCAGAAAGCCGCCAGGGGAAAAAGGGCCAAGAGGGGACGTCCTAGAAGTGACATAAGCAGATATGCAGTAGTTTTTGCATTAGGATTGAGTCTTGTTGGTgctggtttactcttgggatgGACTGTTGGGTGGATGTTACCGACATTTTGA